One part of the Macrobrachium nipponense isolate FS-2020 chromosome 38, ASM1510439v2, whole genome shotgun sequence genome encodes these proteins:
- the LOC135209686 gene encoding peroxisomal leader peptide-processing protease-like: MGGLGVIVEYLPPSLGKESARDKVSCSGIYLGNGWILTHGTIVTDVLKEKAAGPLCEVLKREGIAINENGSDLRTVIDITESKFQIIYDKTIQRNSSNLLLQALPKRVSAVLKPSVLQNYSHPNWLEDRDLHSPLVSSPETPHYFSRHASVSMLFLQPGVTDSLSAMMPPSDGWRLTEEKDGDEGLDSDLASIILPLFVVLKVNIQKDHEENCSTLISPKELVFLTENLLTHTAVANKGANAYIESSPFGSLSPSVFLNSLSKGIISNVSGHNGDIYLTDARCMMGGEGAPVYTVVNEKVNLCAIVISSFCWKNGEWLGLSILAAARPVLQALHHILKNRINKEDTLRFSEVPGGLSPIQPLRSEIINHSLERIAKTLDNVVVAICCDGGWGSGIVINTSPGIILTCAHVVQHSLLDEVTVITAGGTHMTGQVIYRTNPHGFCQGASRDAGKLGSSMWDIALVQTSATLLEALPLASSLPPKGSSVLVAGHGIFNPYRFPAPSFSHGIISKIICIEASGLELPSSNQWNPIGTGQSKGIVYTENKNIKDIGLDNEREAQDESLHFSSHCTNRDSVNVGMESIDERDTAKLTSLFGGEDNLVPVMFQTTCSVYAGNSGGPIVSYHPEHGLQVVGLMVCNTKDLSNKATFPHINLAVPAPAMYKIISSYILSKDKKLLSHLGVECPAVSKLWALDLIPQSRL; this comes from the exons ATGGGTGGCCTTGGAGTTATTGTTGAATATTTGCCGCCTTCACTTGGTAAGGAGAGTGCCAGAGATAAAGTTAGCTGCTCAGGGATATACCTGGGCAATGGTTGGATCCTTACACACGGTACAATTGTTACtgatgttttaaaagaaaaggCAGCTGGACCATTGTGTGAAGTCTTGAAGAGGGAAGGTATTGCCATTAATGAGAATGGCTCTGATCTAAGAACAGTCATAGATATTACAGAGtcaaaatttcaaataatttatgATAAGACTATCCAGAGAAATTCAAGTAATCTGTTGTTACAGGCACTACCAAAACGGGTTTCTGCAGTATTAAAGCCATCAGTGCTTCAAAATTATTCTCATCCTAATTGGTTAGAGGACAGAGATCTGCATTCACCCTTGGTATCTTCACCTGAAACTCCCCATTACTTTAGTCGCCATGCCAGTGTTAGCATGTTATTTTTACAGCCAGGTGTTACTGATAGTCTGTCTGCCATGATGCCACCCTCTGATGGATGGAGATTGACTGAAGAAAAAGATGGAGATGAAGGCTTAGACAGTGATTTAGCATCCATTATTCTGCCTTTATTTGTTGTGTTGAAAGTTAATATTCAGAAGGATCATGAGGAAAATTGCAGCACCTTAATATCACCCAAAGAACTGGTTTTTTTGACAGAGAACCTTCTGACACACACTGCAGTAGCAAATAAAG GTGCAAATGCTTATATTGAAAGCTCACCCTTTGGCAGCCTTTCACCTAGCGTTTTTCTCAACTCATTAAGTAAAGGTATCATTAGCAATGTCAGCGGACATAATGGTGATATCTATCTAACTGATGCTCGATGTATGATGGGAGGAGAAGGGGCTCCAGTTTATACAGTTGTCAATGAGAA AGTGAATCTATGTGCCATAGTGATATCCTCCTTTTGCTGGAAAAATGGTGAATGGCTTGGTCTTTCTATCCTTGCAGCTGCTAGACCTGTTCTACAGGCCCTACATCATATATTgaaaaacagaattaataaagAGGATACTTTAAGGTTTTCTGAAGTTCCCGGTGGATTATCTCCCATTCAGCCGTTGAGATCAGAGATAATTAATCATTCTTTGGAAA GAATAGCAAAAACATTAGATAATGTTGTGGTTGCCATTTGTTGTGATGGTGGATGGGGCAGTGGTATTGTCATTAATACCTCTCCAGGTATAATCCTTACTTGTGCTCATGTGGTGCAACACTCATTACTTGAT GAGGTTACAGTTATTACTGCAGGTGGAACCCATATGACAGGTCAAGTAATATATCGCACAAACCCGCATGGTTTTTGTCAAGGAGCCTCTCGTGATGCAGGAAAACTTGGTTCAAGCATGTGGGACATAGCTCTGGTGCAAACTTCTGCTACTCTACTAGAAGCATTGCCATTAGCCTCCAGTCTTCCACCTAAGG GATCTTCAGTTTTAGTAGCAGGCCATGGGATCTTTAATCCATATCGGTTTCCTGCTCCAAGCTTTTCCCATGGTATTATATCAAAAATTATCTGTATTGAGGCAAGCGGCCTAGAACTTCCCTCTTCAAATCAGTGGAATCCAATTGGGACGGGTCAAAGTAAAGGGATAGTTTACACTGAAAATAAGAATATCAAGGACATTGGTCTTGACAATGAAAGGGAAGCTCAGGATGAAAGTTTACATTTTTCATCCCACTGTACTAATAGGGATTCTGTAAATGTTGGTATGGAGAGCATTGAtgaaagggacactgcaaaactAACATCCCTTTTTGGTGGAGAAGACAATTTAGTGCCTGTGATGTTTCAAACAACATGCTCAGTTTATGCAGGGAACAGTGGTGGTCCTATTGTATCATATCATCCAGAGCATG GTCTACAGGTTGTTGGGTTGATGGTTTGCAACACAAAAGACCTCTCCAACAAAGCTACATTTCCACATATAAATCTAGCTGTGCCTGCTCCTGCCatgtacaaaattatttcatCTTACATTTTATCCAAAG ATAAAAAGCTGTTAAGCCACTTGGGGGTGGAATGTCCAGCAGTTTCAAAACTTTGGGCCTTGGACCTGATACCTCAGTCTCGTTTATAA
- the LOC135209688 gene encoding protein PET100 homolog, mitochondrial-like gives MGGWKLEIAKMAMYMSFPVAVFYFFNQPQYFEDWVVQMRRELYPPLEKMHGKEIEECIRKMHMRKEKELLKALEEEERASK, from the exons ATGGGTGGTTGGAAGCTGGAGATTGCCAAGATGGCCATGTACATGAGCTTTCCTGTGGCTGTCTTTTACTTCTTCAACCAACCACAATATTTTGAAGATTGGGTTGTCCAGATGAGAAGAGAACTGTATCCTCCATTGGAGAAAATGCATGGGAAG GAAATAGAAGAGTGCATAAGAAAAATGCACatgaggaaggaaaaagaacttCTTAAAGCtttggaagaagaggagagggcaTCAAAGTAG